A single region of the Plasmodium malariae genome assembly, chromosome: 7 genome encodes:
- the PmUG01_07018400 gene encoding conserved Plasmodium protein, unknown function: MTYNKVVKMNNNEIKIIEKEYENFYDKFSYINENTFCLNIVINDETEERSRSLRENKILKLIIKFHCGYFEVLNNELKKDDNKTFDNIEQIFNTFCPLSFKKFITQRVRDKLTAS; the protein is encoded by the coding sequence atgaCATATAACAAAGttgtaaaaatgaataataatgaaataaaaattatcgaAAAAGAGTacgaaaatttttatgataaattctcctatataaatgaaaatacattttGCTTAAATATAGTTATAAATGATGAAACCGAAGAAAGATCAAGAAGtttaagagaaaataaaattttaaaacttattattaaatttcattGTGGTTATTTTGAGGTACTGAacaatgaattaaaaaaagacgATAACAAAACTTTTGATAACATTGAACAgatttttaatacattttgtcccttatcatttaaaaaatttattactcAAAGAGTAAGAGATAAATTAACTGCGTCCTAA
- the PmUG01_07017900 gene encoding Maf-like protein, putative, translating to MSNANLEPQLSNISGKKNLENNSGYSNEEVKLKIPEQSFNDFELGIDEDIIEYLSTRICNKNLQHKILKINNLIDDYIYNYIVNSEEGEEINAHVNNATHADTENKYVYSNNISNSHVNMDGNKKSGSSSENVDDLNSKKDKSKNCNSSKQQDDFHKIKMMNFLGENNIVYNSKAKQNNVLFLCYDKKNEECNTCDRYRKNYMSNMKPTDNTNPSNECKINGTNEISILNTLNDYFFVLGSTSNSRKYILKKSNLDFLSIRTRINEKKIGCRKRHDPFTLTSNISVAKGIKLLNTIKRNKELKLQIEQISKNKKVILLVGDEVIYCNNKIYEKPKNEMEAYNFLKSYNNNVIYSYSSITLIELKTEKFITGIDESIINIYNMDDDIISKIMMDSSIYYCAGALKIENTHMRKHIKVIKGNIDSIFGLSLNLLSHLVNFL from the coding sequence atgagtaATGCGAACCTCGAACCGCAGTTGAGTAATATATCagggaaaaaaaatcttGAGAACAATTCAGGATATTCAAACGaagaagtaaaattaaaaatacctGAACAGTCATTCAATGACTTTGAATTAGGTATTGATGAAGACATTATTGAGTATTTGTCTACAcgaatatgtaataaaaatctGCAGCATAAAATactgaaaataaataatttaatagacgactatatttataattatatcgTGAACAGTGAAGAAGGCGAAGAGATTAACGCTCATGTAAACAATGCCACTCACGCAGACACAGAGAATAAGTATGTTTATTCAAACAATATTTCAAATAGTCATGTTAATATGGATGGAAATAAGAAAAGTGGCTCCTCTAGCGAAAATGTAGACGATCTAAATTcgaaaaaagataaaagtaaaaattgtaattctTCCAAACAACAAGAtgattttcataaaataaaaatgatgaatttCCTAGGTGAAAACAACATTGTATATAACAGTAAAGCTAAACAAAacaatgtattatttttatgttatgataaaaaaaatgaggagTGCAATACGTGTGACAGATAtaggaaaaattatatgtcaAATATGAAGCCGACTGACAACACTAATCCATCAAATGAATGTAAGATAAATGGAACAAATGAAATTAGCATATTAAACACCCTAAATGACTACTTTTTCGTTCTTGGATCTACTTCTAACTCTAGAAAGTATATCTTAAAGAAAAGTAATTTAGATTTCCTATCAATTCGTACAcgtattaatgaaaaaaaaattggttGTAGGAAAAGACACGACCCTTTTACCTTAACATCAAACATTTCAGTAGCGAAAGGAATAAAGCTATTAAATAcgattaaaagaaataaagagcTGAAGTTACAAATTGAGCAAATtagcaaaaacaaaaaagttatattattagtCGGGGACGAAGTAATAtactgtaataataaaatatatgagaaaccaaaaaatgaaatggaAGCATATAACTTTCTTAAATCATATAACAATAATGTTATCTATAGTTATAGTAGTATTACATTAATTGAGTTAAAAACGGAAAAGTTTATAACAGGAATTGATGAatctattattaatatatataatatggatGATGACATTATAAGCAAAATAATGATGGATTCttctatttattattgtGCTGGTgctttaaaaattgaaaatactCATATGCGTAAGCATATAAAAGTTATTAAAGGAAATATTGACAGCATTTTTGGTTTGTCCCTTAATCTGCTATCTCATCTTGTGaatttcttataa
- the PmUG01_07018600 gene encoding conserved Plasmodium protein, unknown function: MSDENEQKKNILVQEMKDYKNSEKKFPELLRSCVMENVSDKQDAERFLKLFDDAYLKIMNLDELELLCSFILKKRNINVK; this comes from the exons atgagtgatgaaaatgaacaaaagaaaaacatactTGTTCAAGAAATGAAAGATTATAAGAATAGTGAAAAGAAATTTCCTGAACTTTTAAGAAGTTGTGTAATGGAAAATGTTTCAGACAAGCAGGACGCGGAAAG aTTCTTAAAACTGTTTGACGATGCATACCTGAAAATTATGAATCTTGATGAACTAGAACTGTTATGTTCTTTCATcttaaaaaagagaaatattaACGTTAAGTGA
- the PmUG01_07018200 gene encoding zinc finger protein, putative has protein sequence MNNKKNFSKYMDKKIYVNVPKERMNEEFRNVRKEENLSNVVNTSERRILFYKTKICPWYIKGKCERRKTCLYAHAQNELRELPNLCKTSLCPKLKINESCNDKKCKYAHTNIELRATENLYKTALCESFIKGKCFSGQFCRYAHGQNELRENPMEITDKNIIIGTSKMKNEKLDYEKKKSVNSSCSSINNFDNSRRNETYCFLPKKKEMHFNKNNNNALTDIDGICDITETIDSQVQNDSTTDISYDYNRKGGDYILRNGSSNSCSSNSNSNKTAATITAATTAPASSATNTAVTIAATIATAASTNTASTSSAVAATTSNSSLISNSHNVNNINNSRMMSKRSDIFDYHKKGQRNQKYNIKGCANIVNRIPTCDNNSSSIDNNNHITVSSHVGNFFKQEDISKFNDEQFLSDNLNVLGFLEDHTTNNNSIEKFVKGNNNSMTMAVNDVLMNSTSSFPNNTIICGSTSSSSSSSSYMKYSRNENNNRSNNNNSNSNRSGGVINSSNSSSSLANFNISSLLGTNVDMHSNSNITPEENYYSFNVNNMEKINYEDFFFSGTTNNDDVVNNDNSDNIINNNDDVTYRSQLLLCKYMSIKDLKNNGERYESMSSDISRNVNGTNNMVNDCVQGSMNNKLRRDSENSDSLASWENFSLLGKTKTFNPGKDYFKIFNYGMCNNYDKKLFENCNVHKSKMDKVDKSLFIL, from the coding sequence atgaataataagaagaatttttccaaatatatggataaaaagatatatgtaaatgtaccTAAAGAAAGGATGAACGAAGAATTTCGAAATGTTaggaaagaagaaaatttaagCAATGTTGTAAATACAAGTGAAAGGAGGATTTTGTTCTATAAAACGAAAATATGTCCATGGTATATTAAAGGAAAATGTGAAAGAAGGAAAACTTGTTTGTATGCACATGCACAAAATGAATTAAGAGAGTTGccaaatttatgtaaaaccAGTTTATGTCCCaaactaaaaattaatgaatccTGTAATGATAAGAAATGTAAATATGCACACACGAATATCGAATTAAGAGCCACAGAAAATTTGTATAAGACAGCATTGTGTGAAAGTTTTATTAAGGGTAAATGTTTTTCAGGACAATTTTGTAGGTATGCACATGGCCAGAATGAATTAAGAGAAAACCCTATGGAAATAACAgataagaatattattattggaacaagtaaaatgaaaaatgaaaaattggattatgaaaaaaagaaaagtgtAAACAGCAGTTGCAGTAGCATTAACAATTTTGACAACAGTAGGAGGAATGAAACTTATTGCTTTTTAccaaaaaagaaggaaatgcatttcaacaaaaataataataatgcacTGACAGATATTGATGGCATATGTGATATAACAGAAACCATTGATTCACAAGTACAGAATGATAGCACAACGGACATTTCGTATGATTATAACCGAAAGGGAGGAGATTATATTTTAAGGAATGGTAGTAGCAATAGTTGTAGtagcaatagtaatagtaacaaaaCTGCTGCTACTATTACGGCTGCTACTACTGCGCCTGCTTCTTCGGCTACTAATACTGCTGTTACCATTGCTGCTACCATTGCAACTGCTGCGTCTACTAATACCGCCTCTACTTCCTCCGCTGTTGCTGCAACCACAAGCAACAGTAGTCTAATTAGTAACAGTCATAATGTCAATAACATTAATAACAGTAGAATGATGAGTAAGAGGAGTGATATTTTtgattatcataaaaaaggGCAAAGgaatcaaaaatataatattaaaggGTGTGCAAATATTGTGAATAGAATCCCCACCTGTGATAATAACAGTAGTAGTATTGATAATAACAACCATATCACAGTTTCTTCACATgtaggaaatttttttaaacaagaGGACATATCAAAGTTTAATGATGAACAATTCTTGAGCGACAATCTAAATGTTTTAGGTTTTTTAGAAGATCATACGactaataataacagtattgaaaaatttgtaaaaggaaataataattctatgACCATGGCAGTAAATGATGTTTTAATGAACTCCACTAGTAGTTTTCctaataatacaataatatgTGGAAGTACAAGTagcagcagtagtagtagttcatatatgaaatattcgagaaatgaaaataataatagaagtaataataataacagtaatagtaataggaGTGGTGGTGTAATAAATAGCAGCAATTCATCATCGTCCCTGgcaaattttaatatttcttctttacTTGGTACAAATGTGGATATGCATTCAAATAGTAATATAACTCcagaagaaaattattacagTTTCAATGTAAacaatatggaaaaaattaattatgaagatttttttttcagtggTACCACGAACAATGATGATGTTGTTAACAATGATAACAgtgataatattataaataataatgatgatgttACCTATAGGTCTCAACTgcttttatgtaaatatatgtcaATTAAAGATTTAAAGAACAACGGAGAAAGATATGAAAGTATGTCTTCAGATATTAGCAGAAATGTAAATGGTACTAATAATATGGTAAACGATTGTGTGCAAGGAagtatgaataataaattgaGGAGGGATAGTGAAAATTCGGACAGTTTAGCTAGCTGGGaaaatttttctcttttaggAAAAACCAAAACATTTAACCCGGGAAAAgattatttcaaaatttttaattacgGAATGTGCAATAATTATGATAAGAAATTGTTTGAGAATTGCAATGTCCATAAAAGCAAAATGGATAAAGTTGACAAATCTTTGTTTATTCTTTAA
- the PmUG01_07018500 gene encoding tubulin-specific chaperone, putative, protein MSDFIKVDLTHNLYRNKKWKEIKLNKFEKIENIKRKIYTHTGTPHDNMNLYAYDELNIENTQVFLNNDQLCLNDYNVRDNYTIYIQEMNNSSANDIIYNIDDAEKLEKLKHLKYEINEENYNKRQDTFRTFLKKLKDTKKGNITKKEHTDVLNTNVLNTNVLNTNVLNTNVLNTNVLNTNVLNTDVLNTNALNTNAQGTYNNTYDKEVYKVDTRCRIKMGDRRGVLKYIGNLKNNNELYVGIDLDEPLGNSDGMYKNQFLFECKGDKYGYIGHINSIEMGNFPPFDIMNLEEF, encoded by the coding sequence ATGAGCGACTTTATAAAGGTTGATTTAACACACAATTTGTATAGGAACAAAAAATGGAAGGAAATAAAACttaataaatttgaaaaaatagaaaatataaaaaggaaaatatatacacatacaggTACCCCTCATGATAATATGAACTTGTATGCATATGACGAattaaatattgaaaatacaCAAgtgtttttaaataatgacCAATTATGTCTAAATGATTATAATGTTCGAGATAACTATACCATTTATATACAAGAGATGAATAACTCTTCTGctaatgatattatatataatatagatgATGCggaaaaattagaaaagtTAAAGCACttgaaatatgaaataaatgaagaaaattataataaaagacAAGATACCTTCAGAACGTTCCTAAAAAAGTTGAAGGACacaaaaaagggaaatataACCAAAAAAGAACATACGGATGTACTAAATACGAATGTACTAAATACGAATGTACTAAATACGAATGTACTAAATACGAATGTACTAAATACGAATGTACTAAATACGAATGTACTAAATACGGATGTACTAAATACGAATGCACTAAATACGAATGCACAAGGTACTTATAACAATACTTATGATAAAGAAGTATATAAAGTCGATACACGGTGTAGAATTAAAATGGGAGATCGAAGGGGGgtactaaaatatattggaaatttaaaaaataataatgaattatatgtTGGAATTGATTTAGATGAACCCTTAGGTAACTCAGACGGCATGTATAAGAACCAATTCTTATTTGAATGTAAAGGAGATAAATATGGTTATATAGGGCATATCAACTCAATTGAAATGGGTAACTTTCCTCCATTCGACATTATGAACTTGGAGGAGTTCTGA
- the PmUG01_07018100 gene encoding arginase, putative, translating to MFESIKNYIKNFKEEGNVYVRKSVSIIGSPLSAGQSLGGVNLACDDLRKLGLHKIIQVLGWNYEDLGNVEETSEINEKRKKKHSSIEIEENNSNSNCNSKSKGNNNSNTNGIAGANGYMDHENCNGKENNKLENHSSDDIYKKVNGGGECLTQKQEEKNYYNNIKNIEIIGKFSEKLYRVMSNEIKKKNFVLNIGGDHSVAFSSILSSLQFYKDLKVIWVDAHGDINIPETTPSGNYHGMILAHTVGLFKKKVPYFEWSENLTYLKPENVAIIGIRDIDIYEKIILKKCNINYYTIMDIEKYGIYNTICTALNKIDPYENSPIHISLDIDSVDSAFAPGTGTIAKGGLNYREINLLMKVLADTKRVVSMDLVEYNPSLDEEDKQVHGDSLPISENATKTGKLCLELIARVLGNNIV from the coding sequence ATGTTTGAgtctattaaaaattatataaaaaacttCAAAGAAGAAGGAAATGTTTACGTAAGAAAGAGCGTTTCCATTATTGGCTCTCCACTATCAGCTGGGCAGTCTTTGGGAGGGGTTAATTTAGCTTGTGATGATTTGAGGAAATTGGGTTTACACAAGATCATCCAGGTTTTAGGGTGGAATTATGAAGATCTAGGAAATGTAGAGGAAACTAgtgaaataaatgaaaaaagaaaaaaaaaacattcaaGTATAGAAATTGAAGagaataatagtaacagCAACTGTAATAGTAAAAGTAaaggtaataataacagtaacacTAATGGGATAGCTGGAGCCAATGGATATATGGACCATGAAAATTGTAACggtaaagaaaataataaattagaaaacCACAGTTCAGATGACATTTATAAGAAGGTTAATGGAGGAGGCGAGTGTTTAACACAAAAGCAGGaagagaaaaattattataataatataaaaaatattgaaataattGGAAAGTTTAGTGAGAAATTATATCGTGTTATGagtaatgaaataaaaaaaaaaaattttgtgtTAAATATTGGAGGTGATCATAGTGTTGCCTTTTCTAGTATTTTAAGCTCattacaattttataaagaCTTAAAAGTTATATGGGTAGATGCTCATGGTGACATTAACATTCCAGAAACAACTCCATCAGGAAATTATCATGGTATGATACTAGCTCATACAGTAggtctttttaaaaaaaaagtaccaTATTTTGAATGGTCCGAAAATTTAACTTATTTAAAACCAGAAAATGTTGCTATTATAGGAATAAGagatattgatatatatgaaaaaattattttaaaaaaatgtaatattaattacTATACTATTATggatattgaaaaatatggaatatataatactatatGTACTGCTCTTAACAAAATAGATCCATATGAAAACTCCCCTATACATATATCTCTAGACATAGACAGTGTTGATAGTGCTTTTGCTCCAGGAACAGGTACAATAGCAAAGGGGGGGTTAAATTATagagaaataaatttattaatgaagGTTTTAGCAGATACAAAACGTGTTGTTTCAATGGACTTGGTGGAATATAACCCTTCCCTAGATGAAGAAGACAAACAAGTACATGGTGACTCGTTACCTATTTCTGAAAATGCGACAAAAACGGGAAAACTTTGCCTTGAACTTATTGCCAGAGTTTTGGGCaataatatagtataa
- the PmUG01_07018000 gene encoding dynein light intermediate chain 2, cytosolic, putative → MKKENRNLSYASSNFLKKNINASKQESLKINAKAREPYKEKGSIKGGKDNIITSRKSSINLIKENNISLSINTKINDNENVMIKNKIEIDKKSTEKNIVNGKIDPVDIRNYRDLNDNKKKQKSQQVSRGKSRDDNKNFKQVDREDVIELNKRKERDHEKRTNEVKHEEIKENKDNNNTNTTNSVCEFAIRVKSAGNASDFPENKKENVKEEEEEGEVMEEAEDMEEAEDMEDAKDMEEAEDMEDAKDMEEAEDMEDAKDMEDAKDMEDAEDTEELVDILPEDNGNYEREFTKGHDINDENSSDYVNFVICERNEQREGTENDKDENEEGGVRKVKRKEEDDDISYEQNEMYKSILKKLNIEKQEELESSHIIILGNKNVGKSCLVKSLQEISFQGDINDEELFYQNDSSVLPLGYACLKIKNLEENRKIKEVKGNSHIWILQHSSYMSSLINNLKKFKNIKKILILICTDLYKPYNIMSDINHWVEILYDLFESLHSSYSLDVINNLKENIQNYIYNYKRDNFERGKRTDLRGDERGREDDLKSSAKNDTQYGTKKGGENVYKNDCKNDCKNDCKNDCKNDCKNDCKNDCKNDCKNDYKNDCKNGYKNGYKNGYKNARNDEVFERDKKSLVKINLSFPIFFIICKSDGYEILNNRTYQGYIDVIVSYLRHLAINYQAAIIFCNTVNKNEPKNIQLLYKYIMHRIYNFPFTENAILDDYEKIFIPSGYDDIDLINQSIANTFVQNFDKPYDSIIVQPISNKSIVEHSQNVVNDNYFNDFLASIWSDTSISEIRGGNDIVSNSAMRISSSAIRNSSNATSNSNNNANGKNDTNISGKSNATASGKGNTNAGDKSNTNGKYTPNCDNNYNTTANPYSSKELKEEKIKKTNLILNERGSTCKENSYQKNGNEEKNDQSLHSFFQNLLAKGRSKSPIAPNIPQLTLDKKKKKDVNI, encoded by the coding sequence atgaAGAAAGAAAACAGAAATTTGTCATATGCATCATcgaactttttaaaaaaaaatattaatgcgAGTAAGCAAGAGAgcttaaaaattaatgcaAAAGCTAGAGAGccttataaagaaaaaggaagcaTAAAAGGAGGAAAGGACAATATAATAACTTCCAGAAAAAGTAGTATAAATctaataaaggaaaataatataagtttatcaataaatactaaaataaatgacaatgaaaatgttatgataaaaaataaaattgaaattgATAAAAAGAGTACTGAAAAAAATATCGTCAATGGAAAAATTGATCCAGTAGACATAAGAAATTACAGAGACTTAaatgataacaaaaaaaaacaaaagtcACAACAAGTTAGTAGGGGTAAATCGCgtgatgataataaaaattttaaacagGTTGATAGAGAAGATGTTATAGAACTGAACAAAAGGAAAGAAAGAGACCATGAAAAACGAACAAATGAAGTGAAACATGAAGagataaaagaaaacaaagacaataataatacaaatacaaCAAACAGTGTGTGTGAATTTGCCATAAGGGTAAAGAGTGCAGGAAATGCTTCAGATTTTcctgaaaataaaaaggaaaatgtaaaagaggaagaggaagaaggGGAAGTTATGGAAGAAGCGGAAGATATGGAAGAAGCGGAAGATATGGAAGATGCTAAAGATATGGAAGAAGCGGAAGATATGGAAGATGCTAAAGATATGGAAGAAGCGGAAGATATGGAAGATGCGAAAGATATGGAAGACGCGAAAGATATGGAAGATGCGGAAGACACAGAAGAACTAGTTGATATTCTGCCTGAAGATAATGGCAATTACGAAAGAGAATTCACAAAAGGACATGACATAAATGACGAAAATAGTAGTGACTATGTAAATTTTGTAATCTGTGAAAGGAATGAACAGAGAGAAGGTACAGAAAATGATAAGGATGAAAACGAAGAGGGGGGAGTTAGAAAAGTAAAACGTAAAGAAGAAGATGATGATATAtcatatgaacaaaatgaaatgtataaaagtatattaaaaaaattaaatatagaaaaacaGGAAGAATTAGAAAGCAGTCACATTATTATACTtggtaataaaaatgttggGAAATCTTGTCTAGTAAAATCATTACAAGAAATATCTTTTCAAGGGGATATAAATGATGAAGAATTGTTTTATCAAAATGATAGTAGCGTGTTGCCATTAGGTTATGCTTgtttaaagataaaaaatttagaagaaaatagaaaaataaaagaagtgAAAGGAAATAGTCATATATGGATATTGCAACATTCATCTTATATGAGTTCtctaattaataatttaaaaaaatttaaaaatataaaaaaaatacttattttaatatgtactGACTTATATAAACCGTATAATATAATGTCTGACATAAATCACTGGGTGGAAATTCTCTATGACTTATTTGAATCCCTACATTCTAGTTACAGTTTGGATGTAATTAATAATCTTAAAGAAAACattcaaaattatatatataattacaagaGGGATAATTTTGAAAGAGGAAAGCGGACTGATCTACGTGGAGATGAAAGGGGTAGAGAAGATGACCTTAAAAGTAGTGCCAAAAATGACACACAATATGGTACCAAAAAGGGAGGCGAAAATGTCTATAAAAATGACTGCAAAAATGACTGCAAAAATGACTGCAAAAATGACTGCAAAAATGACTGCAAAAATGACTGCAAAAATGACTGCAAAAATGACTGCAAAAATGACTACAAAAATGACTGCAAAAATGGCTACAAAAATGGCTACAAAAATGGCTACAAAAATGCACGTAATGATGAGGTATTCGAACGAGATAAAAAAAGCTTAGTCAAAATCAACTTGTCCTTtcccatattttttattatatgtaaatcgGATGGATACGAAATTTTAAACAACAGAACATACCAGGGCTATATTGACGTTATAGTTTCCTACTTACGTCATCTAGCCATAAACTACCAAGCagctattatattttgtaatactgtaaataaaaatgaaccGAAAAATATACAGctattatataagtatataatgCATCGGATTTATAATTTCCCTTTTACTGAAAATGCTATTTTAGATGactatgaaaaaatatttataccaTCTGGTTATGATGATATAGATTTAATAAATCAGTCCATCGCAAATACATTTGTTCAGAATTTTGATAAACCGTATGACTCAATTATTGTTCAACCTATTTCAAATAAAAGTATAGTTGAACATAGTCAAAATGTTGTAAATGACAACTATTTTAACGACTTCTTAGCTAGTATATGGTCCGACACAAGTATTAGCGAGATTAGAGGCGGTAACGACATTGTCAGTAATAGTGCTATGCGAATCAGTAGTTCGGCTATAAGAAACAGTAGTAATGCTactagtaatagtaataataatgctaACGGTAAAAATGATACTAATATCAGTGGTAAAAGTAATGCAACTGCCAGCGGTAAAGGTAATACCAATGCTGGAGATAAAAGTAACACTAATGGAAAATATACCCCCAACTgtgataataattataatactaCTGCCAATCCGTACAGCAGTAAAGAattaaaagaggaaaaaataaagaaaacgAATCTCATTTTGAACGAACGCGGTAGTACATGCAAAGAAAATAGCTATCAGAAAAATGGAAACgaggaaaaaaatgatcaATCTTTGCATAGTTTTTTTCAAAACCTTTTGGCTAAAGGAAGGTCAAAGTCGCCTATTGCTCCAAATATTCCGCAATTAACCttagacaaaaaaaaaaaaaaagatgtaaACATATGA
- the LRR9 gene encoding leucine-rich repeat protein codes for MTCSNVQGKGAESLEEKEGNEDAENKVEEDESMNVLNDRRVFTYIERTNEFDENYINIILNFKKLNIKSEQIFDDIVSANKISIIDDIKKAQKELERISRGKSNYHLYKKELTTQNNIENLKYDNSKHLSVIWELDLSFNYFTEISIDDILSILFKNDIIKEKGILHLNNLRALNLRKNYLNKVPYVCKYTLTQLRILCLSHNELGGLGNICQGNIAKEEGAEGEGVQENEAEVENMPVDEGILNENFPNLEHVYFQNNKIESFIFLKCLLNKHKKITHINISFNKISSFKSFPYLKNLKYFDLSFNTELLLYNDNEEDERRKREEITMEMEQQNIFNNKYFSLPLNYDKQDFLIYNFLMLLKHSFPNLQKINIKHTPTYSLIKHKINRENKNEFIYYPF; via the coding sequence ATGACATGTTCAAATGTTCAAGGAAAAGGGGCAGAAAGCTTGGAGGAGAAAGAAGGAAATGAAGATGCAGAAAACAAAGTAGAAGAGGATGAATCCATGAATGTTCTTAATGATAGAAGAGTTTTCACTTATATAGAACGAACGAACGAGTTTGATGAAAActacattaatataatattaaattttaaaaagctCAATATAAAGAGTGAACAAATTTTTGATGATATAGTAAGtgcaaataaaattagtatCATAGATGACATAAAAAAAGCTCAAAAGGAGTTGGAAAGGATAAGTAGAGGAAAGTcaaattatcatttatataaaaaagagcTGACGActcaaaataatattgaaaatttaaaatatgataattcAAAACATTTAAGTGTCATTTGGGAATTGgatttatcatttaattattttactgAAATTTCGATTGATGACATTTTATccattctttttaaaaacgaTATAATTAAGGAAAAAGGTATTctacatttaaataatttaagggCATTAAATTTGAGGAAAAATTACCTGAACAAGGTACCTTATGTGTGTAAATACACGTTAACGCAATTGCGCATTTTATGCTTGTCGCATAATGAACTAGGAGGACTGGGGAATATATGTCAAGGGAATATTGCTAAAGAAGAAGGCGCAGAAGGGGAAGGAGTACAGGAGAACGAAGCAGAGGTGGAAAATATGCCGGTTGATGAAGGTAtactaaatgaaaattttccAAATTTAGAGCAtgtttattttcaaaataataaaattgaatcatttatttttttaaaatgcttgttaaataagcataaaaaaattacacacataaatattagcttcaataaaataagctcatttaaatcttttccatatttaaaaaatttaaaatattttgactTGTCATTTAATACAGAACTGTTATTATATAACGATAATGAGGAAGATGAAAGgagaaaaagagaagaaataACCATGGAAATGGAACAGcaaaacatttttaacaacaaatatttttccttgcccttaaattatgataagcaagattttttaatttataattttttaatgttactCAAACATTCTTTTccaaatttacaaaaaattaatataaaacacaCGCCAACGTATAGCTTAATCaagcataaaataaatagagaaaataaaaatgagttCATTTACTACCCCTTCtga